Proteins encoded in a region of the Cytophagia bacterium CHB2 genome:
- the bamD gene encoding outer membrane protein assembly factor BamD, translating to MLMLTNVHLPKRILAACLYTGFFLLAGLAACGGNKLRANLTTEERLAYAMQLFQKKNYFDARTQFRIVTLNAPGSTIVDQAQYYLGECHYEMDELITAAAEYEKLLRLYPQSEYLDDAQYKLGMCYFRLSPKADLDQKYTWRAIEEFQRFLDDFPRSDLKDEVVEKLNATRNKLAKKEYGVADLYRRMAYYEAALVYFDEVINRFYDTKYYEPALFHKAEILVKLDRYDEAKGTLSLLFEKYRQERERAQAANAAAGAPKYEQRAQNLQKFLEGKMATNGQAQN from the coding sequence ATGTTGATGCTGACCAACGTTCACCTTCCCAAACGTATTCTTGCGGCCTGTTTGTACACCGGCTTTTTTCTCCTGGCCGGTCTCGCGGCATGCGGCGGTAACAAGTTGCGCGCCAACCTGACGACGGAAGAGCGCCTCGCTTACGCCATGCAACTTTTTCAAAAAAAGAACTATTTTGATGCGCGCACGCAATTTCGCATTGTCACACTGAACGCGCCCGGCAGCACCATCGTCGATCAGGCGCAATATTACCTTGGCGAATGCCATTACGAGATGGACGAGCTTATCACAGCGGCCGCCGAATACGAAAAACTGCTGCGCTTGTACCCGCAAAGCGAATACCTCGACGATGCGCAATACAAACTCGGTATGTGTTATTTCCGGCTATCGCCCAAAGCCGATCTCGATCAAAAGTACACCTGGCGCGCCATCGAAGAATTTCAACGCTTCCTGGATGATTTCCCCCGCAGTGATTTGAAAGACGAGGTGGTCGAGAAACTCAATGCCACACGCAATAAACTCGCCAAAAAGGAATACGGCGTCGCCGATCTCTATCGCCGCATGGCTTATTATGAAGCTGCGCTGGTTTATTTCGACGAAGTCATCAACCGGTTTTATGACACGAAATACTATGAGCCGGCGCTGTTCCACAAAGCCGAAATCCTGGTGAAGCTCGATCGTTACGACGAAGCCAAAGGCACGTTGAGTTTGTTGTTTGAAAAGTATCGCCAGGAACGTGAGCGCGCGCAAGCAGCCAACGCCGCTGCCGGCGCGCCAAAATACGAACAGCGCGCGCAGAATTTGCAAAAATTTTTGGAGGGAAAAATGGCAACCAATGGCCAGGCCCAAAATTAG
- a CDS encoding Gfo/Idh/MocA family oxidoreductase: protein MRTIRLAVIGAGGIAQVAHIPLWKKLPGVDLVAVCDTNLARAKAVAERYDIPQFFTKDDDVLKLDDVDAIDICAPTHMHMPLAIASLSAGKHVLVEKPIARTLEEGEKMVQAAKRYQRRLMVAMNVRFRRDAINMKSFIDAGELGEVFYAKCGWLRRQEKWAEASWLYQKQYSGGGVLMDLGVQMLDLALWLFGNKKAKAVKATTYNNVSKLEVEDVATAFVHLEDGSTLTLEVSWTFLTPEDELYASFFGTQGGAMMNPLRIMKEMHGNLVNLTPHVDDKPMSRYKRSYSNELRHFIKCLRDDTPMLSSGEESLDRMRIIEAMYESARLGKEVEL, encoded by the coding sequence ATGAGAACGATCAGACTCGCGGTTATCGGCGCCGGCGGCATTGCCCAAGTCGCACACATTCCGTTGTGGAAAAAATTGCCGGGCGTCGATCTCGTGGCAGTGTGTGACACCAATCTGGCGCGCGCCAAAGCCGTGGCGGAACGCTACGACATCCCGCAATTTTTTACGAAAGATGATGACGTCCTGAAGCTCGATGACGTCGATGCCATCGACATTTGCGCGCCGACACATATGCACATGCCGCTGGCGATTGCTTCCTTGTCCGCCGGCAAGCATGTGCTGGTGGAAAAGCCGATCGCGCGTACGCTGGAGGAAGGCGAGAAAATGGTGCAAGCCGCCAAACGCTATCAGCGGCGCCTGATGGTGGCAATGAATGTGCGCTTTCGCCGCGATGCCATCAATATGAAATCGTTTATCGACGCGGGCGAGTTGGGCGAGGTGTTTTACGCCAAGTGCGGCTGGCTGCGCCGGCAGGAAAAATGGGCGGAAGCCTCCTGGCTGTATCAAAAGCAATATTCCGGCGGCGGCGTTTTGATGGATTTGGGTGTGCAGATGCTCGATCTTGCGCTCTGGCTGTTTGGAAATAAAAAAGCAAAAGCGGTAAAAGCCACGACCTACAACAATGTTTCCAAGCTGGAAGTCGAGGATGTCGCGACCGCGTTCGTGCATCTTGAAGACGGCAGCACGCTCACGCTGGAAGTGAGTTGGACGTTTCTGACGCCGGAAGACGAGCTGTACGCCAGCTTTTTCGGCACGCAGGGTGGGGCCATGATGAACCCGCTGCGCATCATGAAGGAAATGCACGGCAATCTTGTCAACCTGACGCCGCACGTCGATGACAAACCCATGTCGCGTTACAAGCGTTCGTACAGCAACGAACTGCGCCACTTCATCAAATGTTTGCGGGACGACACGCCGATGCTCTCCAGCGGGGAAGAAAGCCTGGATCGCATGCGCATCATCGAAGCGATGTATGAGTCTGCCCGGCTGGGAAAAGAGGTAGAGCTTTGA
- the ruvX gene encoding Holliday junction resolvase RuvX, with protein MTTLPPAPPGQKVLALDYGQRRVGVAVSDALHLMAHGRETLLFKSKRDLFERLRRLMQDEQVGLVVVGLPRHLNGDDSDMTKIVRTFIHELEQQTQVPVVAWDERWSSKQAARTLAESGARRQRKELIDQLAAVLILQSYLDRVKINS; from the coding sequence ATGACGACTCTTCCTCCGGCGCCGCCCGGCCAAAAGGTTCTCGCATTGGATTACGGCCAGCGCCGCGTGGGCGTGGCCGTGAGCGACGCCTTGCATTTGATGGCGCACGGGCGTGAGACATTGCTGTTCAAATCCAAACGTGACTTGTTTGAACGTTTGCGCCGGCTCATGCAGGACGAGCAAGTGGGCCTGGTCGTGGTGGGCTTGCCGCGCCATTTGAACGGCGACGACAGCGACATGACGAAAATCGTGCGAACGTTCATCCACGAATTGGAACAGCAAACGCAAGTGCCGGTGGTGGCGTGGGACGAGCGTTGGTCGAGCAAGCAAGCGGCACGCACCCTGGCGGAAAGCGGCGCGCGCCGCCAGCGTAAGGAGTTGATCGACCAGCTCGCGGCGGTATTGATTTTACAAAGTTATTTGGATCGCGTCAAAATTAACTCTTGA
- a CDS encoding integration host factor subunit beta encodes MKSTITKKDVAKRTAKIVNEKIYLTEKVVDGVFTALREFMEQANPEIRIEIRDFGVFEVKTTKPKPKARNPKTGEIIYVPARRKTHFKAGKLLKEVLKQPLTDLPPRNEDGKEDWEDWEEEEEDWEDEDESEDKAEESEKSN; translated from the coding sequence ATGAAAAGTACCATCACCAAAAAAGACGTGGCAAAGCGAACGGCGAAAATCGTCAACGAAAAGATCTATCTAACCGAAAAAGTCGTTGACGGCGTGTTCACGGCGTTGCGCGAGTTCATGGAACAAGCCAACCCGGAAATTCGCATCGAGATACGCGATTTTGGCGTTTTCGAAGTTAAAACCACGAAACCGAAACCCAAAGCGCGCAATCCCAAAACCGGCGAAATTATCTACGTCCCGGCCCGCCGCAAAACGCATTTCAAAGCCGGCAAACTGCTCAAAGAAGTCTTGAAGCAGCCGTTGACCGATTTGCCGCCGCGCAACGAAGACGGCAAGGAAGATTGGGAAGATTGGGAAGAGGAGGAAGAGGATTGGGAGGACGAGGATGAAAGCGAAGACAAAGCCGAAGAATCCGAAAAATCCAATTGA
- a CDS encoding bifunctional (p)ppGpp synthetase/guanosine-3',5'-bis(diphosphate) 3'-pyrophosphohydrolase yields the protein METPNFEKDFSRILLKLKRYSKHPINRELLRQAFEFSREAHRNQLRKSGAPYFVHCVEVAKILCNLHMDYVTIVGGLLHDVVEDTGVSIEEVRDKFGEEIAGLVDGVTKISELKFDSVEVRQAENFRKMLLSMVKDIRVILIKFADRLHNMRTIEYLPEKKQRRIALETREIYAPLAHRLGIAKMRWELEDLAFKTLAPQAYWNLVNKIAEKREEREAYINRFTAPIRAALRDSGITAKITGRPKHLYSIFLKMLNRDKSFEEIFDLLAVRIVVKRTEDCYFVLGIVHNQFTPVAERFKDYIATPKSNLYQSLHTTVFGADGKMVEIQIRTEDMHRTAEVGVAAHWRYKEGKQKANELDKQLTWLRQMLEWQHDTDDPKEFMENLRIDLFQDEVFVFTPKGRLHKLPLGSTPVDFAFAVHTDIGIHCIGAKVNGRIVPLNYKLKSGDTVEIITSANQRPNKDWIKFVQTSKARAKIKRWLKESMVEQSQKLGEEMLERMFKRVHVSKNDIDLDEVAPLLGCHDATDLHAAVGRGDISAQSVVAKILPEEAESEESKSIFKKIIDKARGVSKGVRVQGLDNLLINFGKCCQPVPGDRILGFLNQGRGVVVHRSDCKNILRLLENPERRVEVQWDVEPNKHFMVRLQLLGEDRKHFLRDVSDSISQTDTNIVSIEMRAEDAIVHSNIIIEVKNLQHLTRVTSRISKVNGVFSVERVGGTDELIAQEEVY from the coding sequence ATGGAAACGCCCAATTTCGAAAAAGATTTCTCGCGCATTTTGCTCAAGCTGAAACGCTACAGCAAGCATCCGATCAACCGCGAGCTGTTGCGACAGGCTTTTGAGTTCAGCCGGGAAGCGCATCGCAATCAACTGCGCAAATCCGGCGCGCCGTATTTTGTGCATTGTGTGGAAGTCGCCAAGATTCTGTGCAATCTGCATATGGATTATGTGACGATCGTCGGCGGTTTGTTGCACGATGTAGTGGAAGATACCGGCGTCTCCATTGAAGAAGTGCGCGACAAGTTCGGCGAAGAGATTGCCGGGCTGGTGGACGGCGTCACCAAAATCTCGGAATTGAAATTCGACAGCGTCGAAGTGCGGCAGGCGGAAAATTTTCGCAAAATGCTGCTGTCGATGGTGAAAGACATTCGCGTCATCTTGATCAAGTTTGCCGATCGTTTGCACAACATGCGCACGATCGAGTATTTGCCGGAGAAGAAACAGCGCCGCATTGCGCTCGAGACGCGCGAAATCTATGCGCCGCTGGCGCACCGTCTGGGCATCGCCAAAATGCGCTGGGAGCTTGAAGATCTGGCGTTCAAAACCCTCGCGCCGCAGGCCTATTGGAATCTCGTCAACAAAATTGCGGAAAAACGCGAAGAGCGTGAAGCCTACATCAATCGCTTCACGGCGCCCATCCGCGCCGCGCTCAGAGATTCCGGGATTACGGCAAAAATTACGGGACGCCCGAAACACCTGTACAGCATTTTTCTCAAAATGTTGAATCGTGACAAATCCTTCGAAGAAATCTTCGATTTGCTCGCGGTGCGTATCGTGGTTAAACGCACGGAAGACTGCTATTTCGTGCTGGGAATCGTGCACAATCAGTTTACCCCGGTGGCGGAACGCTTCAAAGATTATATTGCCACGCCGAAATCCAATTTGTATCAATCGCTGCACACCACGGTGTTTGGCGCGGACGGCAAAATGGTCGAGATTCAAATTCGTACGGAAGACATGCACCGCACCGCGGAGGTGGGCGTGGCGGCGCATTGGCGCTATAAAGAAGGCAAGCAAAAAGCCAATGAGCTGGACAAGCAGCTCACCTGGCTGCGCCAAATGCTGGAGTGGCAGCATGACACCGATGATCCGAAAGAGTTCATGGAAAATCTTCGGATCGATTTGTTTCAAGACGAGGTTTTTGTTTTTACGCCCAAGGGCCGCCTTCACAAATTGCCGCTGGGCAGCACGCCGGTGGATTTTGCGTTTGCCGTGCATACGGATATCGGCATTCATTGCATTGGCGCGAAAGTGAACGGCCGCATCGTTCCGCTGAATTATAAACTGAAAAGCGGCGACACGGTGGAGATCATCACCAGCGCGAATCAACGGCCCAACAAGGATTGGATCAAGTTCGTGCAAACCTCGAAGGCGCGCGCCAAAATCAAGCGCTGGCTGAAAGAGTCGATGGTGGAGCAAAGCCAGAAGCTTGGCGAGGAAATGCTGGAACGCATGTTCAAGCGCGTGCACGTCAGCAAGAACGATATTGATCTTGATGAAGTGGCGCCGCTTTTGGGATGCCACGATGCCACGGACTTGCACGCGGCTGTCGGGCGCGGCGATATTTCCGCGCAAAGCGTCGTGGCCAAGATTCTTCCGGAGGAAGCAGAAAGCGAAGAATCCAAGAGCATCTTCAAAAAGATTATTGATAAAGCGCGCGGCGTCTCGAAGGGCGTGCGGGTGCAGGGGTTGGATAATTTGTTGATCAATTTCGGCAAATGCTGCCAGCCCGTGCCCGGCGACCGGATTCTCGGCTTTTTGAACCAGGGCCGCGGCGTGGTGGTGCATCGTTCGGACTGCAAAAACATTCTGCGCTTGTTGGAGAATCCCGAGCGCCGCGTCGAAGTGCAGTGGGATGTCGAGCCGAACAAGCATTTCATGGTGCGCTTGCAGTTGCTCGGTGAAGATCGCAAACATTTTCTGCGCGATGTGAGCGACTCGATATCACAAACCGACACCAACATCGTCAGCATCGAAATGCGCGCGGAAGATGCGATCGTCCATAGCAATATTATCATCGAAGTCAAAAATTTGCAGCATCTCACGCGCGTCACCAGCCGCATCAGCAAAGTCAACGGCGTGTTCAGTGTGGAACGCGTAGGCGGTACCGATGAATTGATCGCTCAGGAGGAAGTTTACTGA
- the dnaB gene encoding replicative DNA helicase encodes MTVDQIIDRLPPQDLNAEKAVLGAMLQESNAVSKAVELLEDWCFYTTSHQYIFEAMQVLFDRNHPIDMLTVSAELQRQQHLDQAGGNYYLAELTASVPSAANVEYHARLVLEKAILRRLIGVATEISSEAFEGKEPVDDLLDKAEQRIFSLSERRLRRGFESINPVLHRTFETIETYHQRKGSVTGVATGFKDLDEMTSGFQKSDLIIIAGRPSMGKTAFCLNIARNAAIDHKVGVGIFSLEMASYQLALRLLCSEAKVNSHQVRTGKLPREHFSRLAHAVGRLAEAPIYIDDTPALTVMEIRAKARRLAAEKRVGMFIVDYLQLVRGPRSVESRQIEISLISQSLKALAKELDVPVIALSQLSRAVEQRGGDKRPQLSDLRESGAIEQDADIVMFIYRPGQYTRELNDNTAEIIIGKQRNGPTGTVELLFHKDNVRFADIDRFHTENNFSGAPF; translated from the coding sequence CTGACCGTCGATCAAATCATTGATCGCCTGCCGCCGCAAGATTTAAATGCGGAAAAAGCCGTTTTAGGCGCGATGCTGCAAGAGAGCAATGCCGTCAGCAAAGCCGTGGAGTTGTTGGAAGATTGGTGTTTCTACACCACCAGCCACCAGTATATTTTTGAGGCGATGCAAGTGCTGTTCGATCGCAATCATCCGATCGACATGCTCACCGTTTCTGCGGAATTGCAGCGCCAGCAGCATCTCGATCAAGCCGGCGGCAATTATTATCTTGCGGAGTTGACCGCAAGCGTGCCCTCTGCGGCCAACGTCGAGTATCATGCGCGTTTGGTGCTGGAGAAGGCCATTCTGCGCCGCTTGATCGGTGTGGCCACAGAGATTTCCTCGGAGGCGTTTGAAGGCAAAGAGCCGGTGGATGATTTGCTGGACAAGGCCGAGCAGCGCATTTTTTCGCTATCCGAGCGCCGCCTGCGCCGCGGCTTTGAGTCCATTAATCCCGTGTTGCACCGCACGTTTGAAACGATTGAAACCTATCATCAGCGCAAGGGCAGCGTGACCGGCGTGGCCACCGGTTTCAAAGATCTGGATGAAATGACTTCCGGGTTTCAAAAATCCGATTTGATCATCATCGCCGGCCGGCCCTCGATGGGCAAGACGGCGTTTTGTTTGAATATCGCGCGCAATGCCGCGATCGATCACAAAGTCGGCGTGGGCATTTTTTCGCTGGAGATGGCGAGTTATCAGCTTGCCCTGCGCTTGCTGTGCAGCGAGGCGAAAGTCAACTCGCATCAAGTGCGCACCGGCAAGCTGCCGCGTGAGCATTTTTCCCGCCTGGCGCACGCGGTGGGCCGCCTGGCGGAAGCGCCGATTTACATTGACGACACGCCCGCGCTGACGGTGATGGAGATTCGCGCCAAAGCGCGGCGGCTGGCGGCGGAGAAACGCGTGGGCATGTTCATTGTGGATTATCTGCAGCTCGTGCGCGGCCCGCGCAGCGTGGAAAGCCGGCAAATCGAAATCTCGTTGATCTCGCAATCGCTCAAAGCGCTGGCCAAAGAGTTGGATGTTCCGGTGATTGCGCTCTCGCAGCTTTCACGCGCGGTGGAACAGCGCGGCGGCGACAAGCGTCCGCAGCTTTCGGATTTGCGCGAATCCGGAGCCATCGAGCAGGACGCGGATATTGTCATGTTCATTTATCGCCCGGGCCAGTACACCCGGGAGCTGAACGACAACACGGCTGAAATCATCATCGGCAAGCAGCGCAACGGCCCCACCGGCACGGTGGAGCTGTTGTTTCACAAAGACAATGTTCGCTTTGCCGATATCGACCGCTTTCATACGGAGAATAATTTTAGCGGAGCGCCGTTTTGA
- the coaBC gene encoding bifunctional phosphopantothenoylcysteine decarboxylase/phosphopantothenate--cysteine ligase CoaBC translates to MSNTPNPPRRKTRHAVRFTGKKIVLGVSGGIACYKSCELLREFKRQGATVRVMMTPSATEFVRPLTFAALSENPVLTNLFPEAGAAVIEHINWSRWGDVIVVCPATANTLARLANGFADEPVSATIRAARVPVVLCPAMNSAMWDDALVQRNLKTLLDAGYRCVAPEFGDLATTAEGAGWGRLARLEWILAEVLAALQPSQPLQGMKVLVTAGRTEEYLDPVRMLTNPASGRMGFAVAEAARALGAEVILVHGPTELPPPYQVKTVPIISAQQMRDAVLEYYPGAQVLVMTAAVSDYRPRQFAPEKIKKGEAAAMIELEENDDILKLLSRQKTQALHVGFALETENAIKNAQGKLQQKALDLIVLNNAKEAGAGFKSETNHVTLIDRHGGIEALPTLTKVEVAFEILQRVVALQKEKPHAILQK, encoded by the coding sequence ATTTCGAATACGCCGAACCCCCCGAGAAGAAAGACTAGGCATGCCGTGCGTTTCACCGGCAAAAAAATCGTGCTCGGCGTCAGCGGCGGCATCGCCTGCTACAAAAGCTGCGAGTTGCTGCGCGAGTTCAAACGCCAGGGTGCAACCGTGCGGGTGATGATGACGCCCAGCGCAACCGAGTTTGTGAGGCCGTTGACGTTTGCGGCGTTGAGCGAGAACCCGGTGCTCACCAACCTGTTTCCCGAGGCCGGGGCCGCCGTCATCGAGCACATCAACTGGTCGCGTTGGGGTGATGTCATCGTGGTTTGCCCGGCAACGGCGAACACGCTGGCGCGGCTGGCGAACGGTTTTGCCGATGAACCGGTGAGCGCCACCATTCGCGCAGCGCGCGTGCCGGTGGTGCTGTGTCCCGCCATGAACTCCGCGATGTGGGACGATGCGCTGGTGCAGCGCAATTTGAAGACGCTGCTCGATGCCGGTTATCGTTGCGTTGCGCCGGAGTTCGGTGATTTAGCCACCACGGCGGAAGGCGCTGGGTGGGGGCGTTTGGCGCGCCTGGAATGGATCCTCGCTGAAGTGCTGGCCGCGCTGCAACCGAGCCAGCCGTTGCAAGGCATGAAAGTGCTGGTCACGGCCGGCCGCACGGAGGAATATCTCGATCCGGTGCGCATGTTGACCAATCCCGCGAGCGGACGCATGGGATTCGCGGTGGCAGAAGCGGCGCGCGCGTTGGGCGCGGAAGTGATTTTGGTGCACGGCCCCACGGAATTGCCGCCGCCGTACCAGGTCAAAACCGTTCCGATAATCAGCGCGCAGCAGATGCGCGATGCGGTACTGGAGTATTACCCGGGCGCACAGGTGTTGGTGATGACGGCCGCAGTTTCGGATTATCGCCCGCGCCAATTTGCCCCGGAAAAAATCAAAAAGGGCGAGGCTGCGGCAATGATCGAGCTGGAAGAGAATGACGATATTCTCAAATTGCTCAGCCGGCAGAAAACGCAAGCGCTGCACGTGGGTTTTGCACTGGAAACCGAGAATGCAATAAAAAACGCGCAGGGCAAATTGCAGCAAAAAGCGCTTGATTTGATTGTATTGAATAACGCCAAAGAAGCCGGAGCGGGTTTCAAGAGTGAAACCAATCATGTGACGTTGATTGATCGCCACGGCGGGATTGAAGCGCTGCCGACGTTGACAAAAGTCGAAGTGGCGTTTGAAATTTTGCAGCGCGTCGTTGCTTTGCAAAAAGAAAAACCTCATGCAATCCTGCAAAAGTAG
- a CDS encoding DNA-directed RNA polymerase subunit omega, with product MVSTIPLEELERHADNLYEAIVVIAKRARQINDEQKRYIEQELGYDSALDNVNASDTDDDVEEVRDERVKAPVKLIKLPKPTSISLDEMVGGKLNFEYAEPPEKKD from the coding sequence ATGGTCAGTACCATCCCCTTGGAAGAGCTAGAGAGACATGCCGATAATTTGTATGAAGCGATTGTGGTGATTGCGAAACGCGCGCGCCAGATCAACGACGAGCAAAAACGCTATATCGAGCAGGAATTGGGTTATGACAGCGCTCTCGACAATGTCAATGCCAGCGACACGGACGACGATGTCGAAGAAGTGCGTGACGAACGCGTGAAAGCGCCGGTGAAATTGATCAAGCTGCCGAAGCCGACCTCGATTTCGCTCGACGAAATGGTGGGCGGCAAATTGAATTTCGAATACGCCGAACCCCCCGAGAAGAAAGACTAG